One genomic window of Arachis hypogaea cultivar Tifrunner chromosome 8, arahy.Tifrunner.gnm2.J5K5, whole genome shotgun sequence includes the following:
- the LOC112707784 gene encoding uncharacterized protein isoform X3 gives MSVASKLCLLSSSWGCIERCRVFSAHTYYYPMLNCNSVNSANDELFQRGLRFRVEAANSNANAISYSSDSHSFDPDLHSVLELATESELCEIESILFGPSYLSPLLKSITSSNRVEDVERTMIGIDLQQRQHFIAALESRFFFLAADARSTLRGWRPSYRSVLLQLRKKLNITCSTKLSTEDLELEIFLHLLHCNSGKESEDYLGLLDISTTSDGQSSLQGGLSQWKVQSLAALKVGAQDLRSIILKGGGAFTLAKIYQLLAGKLSGKVLAEAANYQIKKELIKKGGQLAITNLESRAALLAAKQALGNIFGRSGHSNAWNRLC, from the exons ATGAGTGTGGCGTCGAAGTTGTGCTTGTTATCGTCGTCGTGGGGCTGTATAGAGAGATGTAGAGTTTTTAGTGCTCACACTTACTATTACCCA ATGCTCAATTGCAATTCGGTAAATAGTGCGAATGACGAGCTATTTCAACGAGGGTTAAGATTTCGGGTGGAAGCtgcaaattcaaatgcaaatgcaATTTCTTATTCCAGTGACAGTCATTCCTTTGATCCAGACCTCCACTCAGTGCTTGAACTTGCCACCGAGTCAGAGTTGTGTGAAATTGAATCAATTCTTTTTGGCCCCAG CTACTTGAGCCCTTTGCTAAAATCCATCACAAGCTCAAACAGAGTAGAGGATGTTGAACGAACCATGATTGGCATCGACCTTCAGCAACGACAACACTTCATAGCTGCTCTGGAGTCCCGATTTTTCTTCCTTGCTGCTGATGCCCGCTCTACCTTAAG GGGTTGGAGACCATCTTATAGAAGTGTATTGCTTCAACTCAGGAAAAAACTTAACATTACTTGCTCAACCAAATTGTCAACTGAAGACCTTGAACTAGAGATTTTCCTCCACCTGTTGCACTGCAATTCAGg GAAGGAATCAGAAGATTATCTAGGTTTATTGGACATAAGCACAACGTCTGATGGCCAGAGCAGTCTACAAGGCGGACTCAGTCAGTGGAAAGTTCAATCTCTGGCCGCTTTGAAAGTTGGGGCACAAGATCTTCGATCAATTATTTTGAAG ggtggtggTGCATTCACATTGGCAAAGATATATCAATTG TTAGCAGGGAAATTATCTGGCAAAGTGCTTGCAGAAGCTGCTAACTACCAGATTAAGAAAGAGCTAATTAAGAAG GGTGGACAGTTAGCTATTACGAATCTAGAATCCCGAGCAGCCTTGCTTGCAGCTAAACAG GCTCTGGGGAACATTTTTGGCAGATCTGGTCATTCAAATGCTTGGAACAGATTATGCTAG
- the LOC112707784 gene encoding uncharacterized protein isoform X1, producing MSVASKLCLLSSSWGCIERCRVFSAHTYYYPMLNCNSVNSANDELFQRGLRFRVEAANSNANAISYSSDSHSFDPDLHSVLELATESELCEIESILFGPSYLSPLLKSITSSNRVEDVERTMIGIDLQQRQHFIAALESRFFFLAADARSTLRGWRPSYRSVLLQLRKKLNITCSTKLSTEDLELEIFLHLLHCNSGKESEDYLGLLDISTTSDGQSSLQGGLSQWKVQSLAALKVGAQDLRSIILKGGGAFTLAKIYQLLAGKLSGKVLAEAANYQIKKELIKKGGQLAITNLESRAALLAAKQGFLGAASRYLGFRSMITLLGPVLWGTFLADLVIQMLGTDYARLLRAIYAFAQIRVIRTYRLPADVTDE from the exons ATGAGTGTGGCGTCGAAGTTGTGCTTGTTATCGTCGTCGTGGGGCTGTATAGAGAGATGTAGAGTTTTTAGTGCTCACACTTACTATTACCCA ATGCTCAATTGCAATTCGGTAAATAGTGCGAATGACGAGCTATTTCAACGAGGGTTAAGATTTCGGGTGGAAGCtgcaaattcaaatgcaaatgcaATTTCTTATTCCAGTGACAGTCATTCCTTTGATCCAGACCTCCACTCAGTGCTTGAACTTGCCACCGAGTCAGAGTTGTGTGAAATTGAATCAATTCTTTTTGGCCCCAG CTACTTGAGCCCTTTGCTAAAATCCATCACAAGCTCAAACAGAGTAGAGGATGTTGAACGAACCATGATTGGCATCGACCTTCAGCAACGACAACACTTCATAGCTGCTCTGGAGTCCCGATTTTTCTTCCTTGCTGCTGATGCCCGCTCTACCTTAAG GGGTTGGAGACCATCTTATAGAAGTGTATTGCTTCAACTCAGGAAAAAACTTAACATTACTTGCTCAACCAAATTGTCAACTGAAGACCTTGAACTAGAGATTTTCCTCCACCTGTTGCACTGCAATTCAGg GAAGGAATCAGAAGATTATCTAGGTTTATTGGACATAAGCACAACGTCTGATGGCCAGAGCAGTCTACAAGGCGGACTCAGTCAGTGGAAAGTTCAATCTCTGGCCGCTTTGAAAGTTGGGGCACAAGATCTTCGATCAATTATTTTGAAG ggtggtggTGCATTCACATTGGCAAAGATATATCAATTG TTAGCAGGGAAATTATCTGGCAAAGTGCTTGCAGAAGCTGCTAACTACCAGATTAAGAAAGAGCTAATTAAGAAG GGTGGACAGTTAGCTATTACGAATCTAGAATCCCGAGCAGCCTTGCTTGCAGCTAAACAG GGTTTTCTTGGTGCTGCATCAAGATATCTCGGTTTTAGAAGCATGATCACATTACTTGGACCTGT GCTCTGGGGAACATTTTTGGCAGATCTGGTCATTCAAATGCTTGGAACAGATTATGCTAGACTCTTGCGTGCAATTTATGCTTTCGCTCAG ATTCGAGTAATTCGCACTTACAGACTGCCAGCTGACGTTACTGATGAGTAG
- the LOC112707784 gene encoding uncharacterized protein isoform X2: MLNCNSVNSANDELFQRGLRFRVEAANSNANAISYSSDSHSFDPDLHSVLELATESELCEIESILFGPSYLSPLLKSITSSNRVEDVERTMIGIDLQQRQHFIAALESRFFFLAADARSTLRGWRPSYRSVLLQLRKKLNITCSTKLSTEDLELEIFLHLLHCNSGKESEDYLGLLDISTTSDGQSSLQGGLSQWKVQSLAALKVGAQDLRSIILKGGGAFTLAKIYQLLAGKLSGKVLAEAANYQIKKELIKKGGQLAITNLESRAALLAAKQGFLGAASRYLGFRSMITLLGPVLWGTFLADLVIQMLGTDYARLLRAIYAFAQIRVIRTYRLPADVTDE, from the exons ATGCTCAATTGCAATTCGGTAAATAGTGCGAATGACGAGCTATTTCAACGAGGGTTAAGATTTCGGGTGGAAGCtgcaaattcaaatgcaaatgcaATTTCTTATTCCAGTGACAGTCATTCCTTTGATCCAGACCTCCACTCAGTGCTTGAACTTGCCACCGAGTCAGAGTTGTGTGAAATTGAATCAATTCTTTTTGGCCCCAG CTACTTGAGCCCTTTGCTAAAATCCATCACAAGCTCAAACAGAGTAGAGGATGTTGAACGAACCATGATTGGCATCGACCTTCAGCAACGACAACACTTCATAGCTGCTCTGGAGTCCCGATTTTTCTTCCTTGCTGCTGATGCCCGCTCTACCTTAAG GGGTTGGAGACCATCTTATAGAAGTGTATTGCTTCAACTCAGGAAAAAACTTAACATTACTTGCTCAACCAAATTGTCAACTGAAGACCTTGAACTAGAGATTTTCCTCCACCTGTTGCACTGCAATTCAGg GAAGGAATCAGAAGATTATCTAGGTTTATTGGACATAAGCACAACGTCTGATGGCCAGAGCAGTCTACAAGGCGGACTCAGTCAGTGGAAAGTTCAATCTCTGGCCGCTTTGAAAGTTGGGGCACAAGATCTTCGATCAATTATTTTGAAG ggtggtggTGCATTCACATTGGCAAAGATATATCAATTG TTAGCAGGGAAATTATCTGGCAAAGTGCTTGCAGAAGCTGCTAACTACCAGATTAAGAAAGAGCTAATTAAGAAG GGTGGACAGTTAGCTATTACGAATCTAGAATCCCGAGCAGCCTTGCTTGCAGCTAAACAG GGTTTTCTTGGTGCTGCATCAAGATATCTCGGTTTTAGAAGCATGATCACATTACTTGGACCTGT GCTCTGGGGAACATTTTTGGCAGATCTGGTCATTCAAATGCTTGGAACAGATTATGCTAGACTCTTGCGTGCAATTTATGCTTTCGCTCAG ATTCGAGTAATTCGCACTTACAGACTGCCAGCTGACGTTACTGATGAGTAG
- the LOC112707784 gene encoding uncharacterized protein isoform X4, giving the protein MIGIDLQQRQHFIAALESRFFFLAADARSTLRGWRPSYRSVLLQLRKKLNITCSTKLSTEDLELEIFLHLLHCNSGKESEDYLGLLDISTTSDGQSSLQGGLSQWKVQSLAALKVGAQDLRSIILKGGGAFTLAKIYQLLAGKLSGKVLAEAANYQIKKELIKKGGQLAITNLESRAALLAAKQGFLGAASRYLGFRSMITLLGPVLWGTFLADLVIQMLGTDYARLLRAIYAFAQIRVIRTYRLPADVTDE; this is encoded by the exons ATGATTGGCATCGACCTTCAGCAACGACAACACTTCATAGCTGCTCTGGAGTCCCGATTTTTCTTCCTTGCTGCTGATGCCCGCTCTACCTTAAG GGGTTGGAGACCATCTTATAGAAGTGTATTGCTTCAACTCAGGAAAAAACTTAACATTACTTGCTCAACCAAATTGTCAACTGAAGACCTTGAACTAGAGATTTTCCTCCACCTGTTGCACTGCAATTCAGg GAAGGAATCAGAAGATTATCTAGGTTTATTGGACATAAGCACAACGTCTGATGGCCAGAGCAGTCTACAAGGCGGACTCAGTCAGTGGAAAGTTCAATCTCTGGCCGCTTTGAAAGTTGGGGCACAAGATCTTCGATCAATTATTTTGAAG ggtggtggTGCATTCACATTGGCAAAGATATATCAATTG TTAGCAGGGAAATTATCTGGCAAAGTGCTTGCAGAAGCTGCTAACTACCAGATTAAGAAAGAGCTAATTAAGAAG GGTGGACAGTTAGCTATTACGAATCTAGAATCCCGAGCAGCCTTGCTTGCAGCTAAACAG GGTTTTCTTGGTGCTGCATCAAGATATCTCGGTTTTAGAAGCATGATCACATTACTTGGACCTGT GCTCTGGGGAACATTTTTGGCAGATCTGGTCATTCAAATGCTTGGAACAGATTATGCTAGACTCTTGCGTGCAATTTATGCTTTCGCTCAG ATTCGAGTAATTCGCACTTACAGACTGCCAGCTGACGTTACTGATGAGTAG